Proteins from a single region of Primulina tabacum isolate GXHZ01 chromosome 5, ASM2559414v2, whole genome shotgun sequence:
- the LOC142544335 gene encoding uncharacterized protein LOC142544335, protein MGSTNPAVAEEWIKSLESIFSYLHMEDADKVTCAIFLLTKHARIWWESTRVALPAIPLTWETFKTVFYNKYFSKDVRAKKASDFLNLKQGTMSMGEYIQQFEAGVQYVPYIAQDDTSKGEHFMRGLRSEIKRDVRMSKVATYGEIVERALMAEQDEQDIDRDRKQRRQQYFQKSQGTGQGKKTDSKGTRLEEPRDKGTPPRKEQDMPPCPKCGKLHGGEWSSEKVQGRLFSMTKEEVDADTSMITDSGATHSFISESFVRRLVITASTTETQLAIALPSGQELQTDQIVRGCPIYVQGHKMYAELIVLKMTNFDVILGMDWLSKYRVTIDCGIKMIKFAPVGAEPLI, encoded by the exons ATGGGAAGCACCAAtccagcagtagcagaagaATGGATTAAATCATTGGAGTCCATCTTCTCCTACCTTCATATGGAAGATGCAGACAAAGTAACTTGTGCCATCTTTCTAttaacaaagcatgcaagaataTGGTGGGAGAGTACAAGGGTGGCATTACCTGCGATACCATTGACATGGGAAACTTTTAAAACCgtgttttacaacaaatatttcagTAAAGACGTACGAGCCAAGAAAGCCAGCGATTTTCTTAATCTGAAGCAAGGAACCATGTCAATGGGGGAATACATACAACAATTCGAGGCCGGagtccaatatgtaccatatattgCCCAGGATGACACAAGTAAGGGCGAACACTTCATGAGGGGACTTCgctctgaaattaaaagagatgtaCGAATGTCGAAAGTTGCTACCTATGGGGAGATAGTGGAAAGAGCACTTATGGCTGAACAGGACGAACAAGACATTGACAGAGATAGGAAACAGCGAAGGCAGCAGTACTTTCAAAAGAGCCAAGGAACAGGACAAGGCAAAAAGACCGATAGCAAGGGTACTCGACTAGAGGAACCCCGTGACAAGGGTACCCCTCCACGTAAAGAACAGGACATGCCACCTTGTCCTAAATGTGGCAAACTTCATGGCGGGGAAT GGAGTTCTGAGAAAGTACAGGGACGCCTTTTCTCGATGACCAAAGAAGAAGTGGATGCGGATACATCTATGATCACtg attcaggagccacgcaTTCCTTTATTTCGGAATCATTTGTAAGGAGACTGGTCATTACAGCAAGTACAACAGAGACACAACTCGCCATAGCCTTACCTTCCGGGCAAGAATTACAGACAGATCAGATTGTGCGAGGGTGTCCAATATATGTCCAAGGCCATAAGATGTATGCTGAATTGATTGTTTTGAAAATGACCAATTTTGATGTgatattgggaatggattggctctcgaagtacagagttactattgactgTGGCATAAAGATGATCAAGTTTGCACCAGTAGGAGCTGAACCATTGATATGA